The Streptomyces kanamyceticus genome window below encodes:
- a CDS encoding alanine/glycine:cation symporter family protein — MNSLDSVILQVNDHLWTYLLIPLVVGAGIWFTVRSRAVQLRLLPEMFRVIREKTPERADGRKQVSSFGAFTISAAARVGTGNIAGVATAITLGGAGAVFWMWAMAIIGAASAFVESALAQLYKVRGATGAYRGGPAYYMQRALGKRWLGVLFAVTITVTFGFVFNAVQSNTITSVATGSMGAGEAEWFAPLVGLLLAVLLGLAVFGGVRRISAVTTVLVPVMAVVYLLLGTAVVLLNIADVPRVLADIVGGAFGVRELAAGGIGAAIQQGIRRGMFSNEAGLGSAPNAGATAEVSHPVKQGLVQSLGVFFDTLLVCSMTAFIILTANPELSGRQGADLTQTTMTESLGGWAGHVLTAVVFLLAFSSMIGNYYYGESNIQFMTRKRWVLPSYRVLVLATVFLGALGSVGVVWNLADVFMGFMALVNLLAIIPLSAIAFRLLDDYLAQRRAGLDPVFTRDRIPGLRGVQCWEPDRSHERPVASGARPRE; from the coding sequence GTGAACTCCCTGGACTCCGTCATCCTGCAAGTGAACGACCACTTGTGGACCTACCTCCTGATCCCGCTCGTCGTCGGCGCGGGCATCTGGTTCACCGTGCGGTCCAGGGCCGTGCAGCTGCGGCTGCTCCCCGAGATGTTCCGCGTCATCCGCGAGAAGACGCCCGAGCGGGCCGACGGACGCAAGCAGGTCTCCTCGTTCGGCGCCTTCACCATCTCCGCGGCCGCCCGCGTCGGCACCGGCAACATCGCGGGCGTCGCCACCGCCATCACCCTCGGCGGGGCGGGCGCCGTCTTCTGGATGTGGGCGATGGCGATCATCGGCGCCGCCTCCGCGTTCGTCGAGTCGGCCCTCGCACAGCTCTACAAGGTGCGCGGCGCGACCGGCGCCTACCGGGGCGGGCCCGCCTACTACATGCAGCGCGCGCTCGGGAAGCGCTGGCTCGGCGTGCTCTTCGCCGTCACCATCACCGTGACCTTCGGCTTCGTCTTCAACGCCGTGCAGTCCAACACCATCACCTCCGTCGCCACCGGCTCCATGGGCGCGGGCGAGGCGGAGTGGTTCGCACCGCTGGTGGGCCTGCTGCTCGCCGTGCTGCTCGGCCTCGCCGTCTTCGGCGGCGTACGCAGGATCAGCGCGGTCACCACCGTGCTCGTGCCCGTCATGGCCGTCGTCTACCTGCTGCTCGGCACGGCCGTCGTGCTGCTCAACATCGCCGATGTGCCCCGGGTGCTCGCCGACATCGTGGGCGGCGCCTTCGGGGTGCGCGAGCTCGCCGCGGGCGGCATCGGCGCGGCGATCCAGCAGGGCATCAGGCGCGGCATGTTCTCCAACGAGGCGGGCCTGGGCTCAGCCCCCAACGCGGGCGCCACCGCCGAGGTCTCGCACCCCGTCAAGCAGGGCCTCGTGCAATCCCTCGGCGTCTTCTTCGACACGCTGCTCGTCTGCTCGATGACCGCCTTCATCATCCTGACCGCCAACCCGGAGCTGTCCGGGCGCCAGGGCGCCGACCTCACGCAGACCACGATGACGGAGAGCCTGGGCGGCTGGGCCGGGCACGTGCTGACCGCCGTCGTCTTCCTGCTCGCCTTCAGCTCGATGATCGGCAACTACTACTACGGCGAGTCCAACATCCAGTTCATGACGCGCAAGCGCTGGGTGCTGCCCTCCTACCGCGTGCTCGTCCTCGCGACCGTCTTCCTCGGCGCGCTCGGCTCGGTCGGCGTGGTGTGGAACCTCGCGGACGTCTTCATGGGCTTCATGGCGCTGGTCAACCTGCTCGCGATCATCCCGCTCTCCGCGATCGCCTTCCGGCTGCTCGACGACTATCTGGCACAGCGGCGCGCGGGCCTCGATCCGGTGTTCACGCGGGACCGGATACCGGGCCTGCGCGGCGTGCAGTGCTGGGAGCCGGACCGTTCCCACGAGCGTCCCGTGGCCTCCGGCGCACGCCCCCGAGAGTGA